The Desulfonatronospira thiodismutans ASO3-1 DNA segment CACCGGGAGCCCAAAGGGCCACCTGTCGTAGACAGGGGTTTCACCGGGGCCCCATGCCCCCTGCTCTATGCTCTATGCCCCATGCCTTCTTCCCCCATGCCCTATGCCCCATGCCCTATGCCCCCATGCCCCATGCCCCATGCCCCATGCCTTGAATCCCCCAATCCCTAACTCCCTGAATTCCTAAATTCCCCAATCCCCCAATTTCTTTTATAATCTCTTGACAACAAGCCCCCCTTGCCAGATAATATTTATTATTTGTATTTTGTTTGCAGATTCATGGAGAGGTATCTGTTTAGCACTTTGCATGCGGCACGGGGACTGACTCTCTCAGGCCTTGTTTTTTAAACCTGTTTTCTTACATCAAAAAAAGGGCTGGGGTACCTGCCTCCTGCTTTACTTACTCACTATATGAAATTATATCTTGATTTATGCTTATTTTATAGATCATTTGACGATCAAAGTAATGAAAGGATTAAACTTGAAACTAACATTTTAATCATTTTGTTGGGCTATGTCTCAACTGGTAAAGCTCACCTGGTAAATTCATTTGCTTTGGAATTTGAAAACAGCAAAAACCCGAAATTGGAAAATAAGATCAAGGTATCCAGTTTATTAAGCTATGCTACGGATTACATAGAATATGATGAAAAAATTGTGACCAGATCCATAACGCTTGAAAAAAATGGAATTATGAGCATGGATGCCCTGCATATTGCATGCGCTGAATATGCCAATGTCGATTATTTTATTACTTGTGATGACAAATTGATCAAGCAGCTAAAAAAGACAATGAATTTAAAAATAGCTTGCTATGATTCCATTGATTTTATTTATAGGGAGATTTTTAAGTTATGATAGAAGCAACACAGCTCACTCCAAAAGAAATTAGAAGTATTGGTTGGGATGTACTTTTAAAAAAACTGGGTCCCAATGGAGCATTACAATTCATTTTAGACTACGAAAAAGGTTATGGAAATTATTGTGAATTACGCAAAGAAATTTTCAAAGATAAAACCGTACAAGACCTTGTGCAAGAAATGAAAAATGAAGGCTATGCCTAACATATTTGTTCTGGGAAGAATTCTTTACACCGGAAACTGTGGAGCGTATTCATTCCATGATCCGGGATGAAAAGACCCCACATCGGGTGATAGAAACCCCGGTATATAAATATGCATAGTCTTGCGTTTTTGCCCCAAGCGCTGCAGGAGCGAGCTGTAACCATTCAGGGGGTGCCAGTAATCACCACCGAGAGAAGCCTTAAGGCGTACTCCCCAGCCGTTAGCGGCAAAGCCGCCCGCTCGCCCCGTGAAACAGACTTTTGTCTCCGCGCAGCGGGTTTCACCGGGGTGTGCAACGAAGTTGCCCGTGCCAAAAAGATCTTCTCCGGCACGGGAAGCCTACAGGCTTCACACAGGTGCTCCGCACACACGGTTTAAAAGCATAAAGAACTCAGGCACTCTGTCAGGCAAAAAACGCCTTCAGGACAAGCACCCCTCTTCAACCGTGAGCGGCAGAGCCGCCCGTGTGAGGTTCTCAAACCTCCCGTGCCAAAAAAATCTTCTCTGGCACGGGAAGCCTGCAGGCTTCACACAGGTGCTTCGCACACACGGTTTTGAAGAATAATGATCACCATAAAAGCTTTTCCCGCCTGCCAGACAGACAACCCAGCATGGTTCCAGCCCCCCCTCAAAGGTTAGACCCTATGCATTTCCCCCAAAGTGCTTACCCATAAAATACTGCTTGTCATGAGATAATCTAGATAGTATATTTTTATAGATGCATAACTTACCGGAAAACCCCATTGAATTCATTAAAAGCTGCGTCAAAGCCAGGAGACTCTAACGCGGGCTTTGCCCGCAACCCAATAAAGAAAAGAGTTATTTGACAGGATTAACAGGATTAAGAGATGGATAAAGAAAAAAATGCAATCTGCAGCTTCCGGCTTGCCCTGTGAAATTCCGAAGGACAGCGCAGCTGATTTCACCGGGGCCGCTGATTGCTTATCCTGTTAAGCCTGTTAATCCTGTCTAAGTTTCTTGTTCTTTATGACAGGATTTCAGGAGTAACTCACTACCGGACTCACAAGGACAAAAAATGAAATGCCATGTATGCGGTGGTCGCATGGATAGTATCCGTAGCGACCTGCCCTTTAAGCTGGACCAGCACAAAATTATTGTTGTGAAAGATATGCCGGTTGAGCAATGCCAATCTTGCTACGAATTTTTGATTCAAGATCCGGTAATGGAATATCTTGATTGTCTCCTGGACTCCGTTGATTCAGGAATTGAACTCGAAGTAAGGCGTTTCGCAGCATAGCAGACCGTTGTATAAGCGGCTTCAGGACTGTCCCCAATATGTCTCCCTCAACATGTTTATGGTCTACACTGAAAGTTTTTCCAATGTCCGCGATTTTTTCTTATTGATTCGCCGCAAAAAAGACCTGGCCCGGAGGGCCGCATCTGAGGCGAAACTCAAAGAAGAAAAACTCCAGGGTCTTAGTTCCGTCTTTCGAAAGCACGGAGTTTCGTGCGCTTATGTCTTTGGCTCGGTTCATACCGGGAGTTGCAGAAGGGATTCGGATATTGATCTGTACGTGGAGGCAGTAACCCCTGATGATTTCTGGAAACTGTGGAGAGACCTGGAGACCCGGACAGGCGAAAACATTGACCTTTACTGTGACCGGGATGACCCCGTGTTTACCCGGAAGATCAAACAAAGAGGAAAGCTGATCTATGAAAGCGGCAACAGCCCTGCTGAAAGCTGATATCCAGGACGAGTTAAGCAAGCTCGAAAAGGTCTACAACGAATTTAAGTCCTTTGCTCCCAAACTGGACTTAAAAGACGATGAAATGGGCAATTACGACAAAATCGTTGTAGGTTACCTTCTGCACAGCTTTTACAATGGCTGCGAAAATATTTTTCGATCCGTGGCGGCTTTTTTTGAAAACGATCTGGGCACGGGCAGCTGGCATAAAGATCTGCTCAGGCGCATGAGGCTGGAAATTACCGGATACAGGCCACGAGTAATCTCTGATGAACTCTACGCCTGCCTTGATGACTTCCGGGGGTTCAGGCACCGTTTCAGACATTCCTACGGCTTTGAGCTGGACTGGGAGCGGGAAAAGGTTGTGGCCCGAAAAATGGATAAAGCTTTTCAACTCATGCAGGAAGAACTGACCGTGTTCATGTCCAGGCTGGACAGTCTGGATGGACTTGAGGCGGATGATCTGTAGTCCAGAACCCGGTTATCCTGGGACTTAAATCAATCAGGAAATTGCAAACTCCCCAGCCCCACACTCCCATACGCCCACACTCTCATACTCCCATACCCTCTTCCCCCATGCCCCATGCCCCATGCCCCACACTCCCCCACTCCCATACTCCCCTACTCCCATACTCCCACACTCCCATACTCCCCTACTCCCATACTCCCACACTCCCACACTCCCATACCCCCATACTTTCCCCAATCCCCCAATTTCTTTTATAATCTCTTGACAACAAGCCCCCCTTGCCAGACAATAATTCTTATTTGTATGCTTTATGTTAGCGCCGGCTTGAAGATGCCATAAAACGCCGGTTTAAAAATGTTGTTTTGGAGCAACCGCCAGCTCCAGACATAAAGGTTGATGCCGGCGGTTGCCTATGCGGAGCTATTGTTCCTGAACCTGGTCTTTCATCCGATAGCTTTTGCCTTCAATGAGGATAGTTTCGGCATGGTGCAGAAGTCTGTCCAACATGGCTGAGGTCAGGGTGCTGTCGTTGTTGAACACCTCGGGCCATTTCTTGAAGGCTCTGTTGGTGGTCAGGATGGTTGATTTTTGTTCGTAGCGCTGGCTTATGACCTGGAAGAGCAGGTCTGCACCTTGCTTGTCTATGGGCAGGTAGCCAAGCTCATCCAGAATGAGCAGTTCAGGACTTACATATTTCTTGAGCTCTATTTTGAGCTTGTGTGCAGCCTGTGCGGCCGAGAGGGTGTTTATGACATCTATGGTGGTGGCAAACAGCACAGAATGCTTTTCCAGGCATGCACTGTAACCCAGGGCTGTGGCTATGTGTGATTTGCCCAGGCCTACTCCTCCGAGGATTATTATGTTGGCCTTGTCCTTCATAAATCCAAGGCGAAAGAGGTTTTGGATGGCCGGGCGGTTGATCTTGGTCGGCCATGTCCAGTCGAAGTTCTCCATGGTTTTTATGCCTGGGAAACGGGCCATCCTGATACGGCGTTGGATGGAGCGATCATGCCTGGCATCTGCTTCTGCCTGGACCAGCCTGGCCAGATAGCCCAGATGATCCCAGTTCTGCCTGGCAGCCTTGTCAGCCGCCGGCCTGTACTGCTCTTTTATACAGGTTAGCTTGAGCAGCTGGAGATTTTCTTCCAGCCTGTGCACCTCACTTTGGTGTTTGTTGGTCATGGGTTTTTCTCCTTGGGTTTGTCGTAAATACTTAGATCAGGGTCTTTGACTTCAATATCCAGCAGATCCTCTCGCCTGGTCAGATGCAGGGCTCCTGGTGCGGGCATGGTCCTGGCTCTTTGCTCCAGGATGTTGGCTACATACTCACAGGAGAAGGCACTGTAGGTGAATGCGTCGTCCATGGCCCTGGACACGGCTTCAGAGCCATAGATTTCGCTTAAGGCTACAATCTTCTGGACATGGTGTTTGATGTTCAAGTGCTTTTTCTCCAACTCAAAAAAGTAATCCTTTGCTCTTGGGGACAAAGCCAGGAACCGGGAAAACAATTGCTGATCCCTGGCTGCCCGGCGCTGGGCAATAAGCTCCTGGACATGATCGGGGTCTTCAATGTCCCTTTTTTTATCAAAGCTGCGGACATGCCTGGCCACAAGATTGTTGCCGTCATAGATGCATAAGCGATCAGGATAAGTCTTCAAGGTCAGGCGTTTGCCTGCGTACCTGGCTGGCACGGAATAGCGGTTGGACTCCAGGGTGATCCGGAACTGCGACGAGGCCCGGACCTGGGTTAAGACTCCGATATCATAGGTGTTAACAGGCAGGGGCAAAAGGTGCTCTCTTTCTTCTTCAAGCATGTCCACCGGCTTCTTGCCGGTCTGGGCATGGATACGCACATTGGCTGTTGCCCTGCACCAGTGGCGGGCGTAATGGTTGATGGCCCGGTAATCCGGCAGTTCAAGGCCGGCCAGCAAGTTCTTTTTGACATAACCTATGGCATTCTCCACCCGGCCTTTTTCATGGGGCTTTCTGACTCCGCAGGCACTGATCTCAAAACCCCAGTGCCTTGCAAAGTCAAGATATTTGGGGTTAGAACCGGTTTTGGCCAAAGGGGGTGCTTGAGCACTGCACATTTCAGGTTGTCCACCATGATTTTTCTGGGGACCGCCCCGAATGCGTCAAAGGCGTTTTGATGACAGGCCAGGAAGTGCTCCATGCTTTGGGAGACAGTGAACTCAAGATACATCATCCTGCTGTAGCAAAGGACCATGACAAAGAAGCTGAGATTGCGCCTGCTGTCTCCCACCTGGATGGAGCCGTGATTTCCCCAGTCAACCTGGGCGCACTCTCCTGGGGCAAAGGCCAGACTTAAAAAGGCCCTGGACCTTTTGGGCCTGACTTTGCTTATGTATTCCTTGAGAATGGAGGAGCCTCCTGTATAGCCCTGCTCCTTGATGCTGCGCAAAACCTGGACGGCTGTGTAGGGGTGCTCCTCCAGCATCCTGACGATGGTATCCTTGAAGGGATCAAGCTTGCTTGGTCTTGTTACTGACTTTCTTTGATGAAACTGCTTTGCTTCGAGCCATTTGCCCACTGTACGCGGATCCAGCTGCAGTTCTTTTGCTATCTGGGCCGGGGTAAGTCCTTTTTGTTCATGGTAGTGCTTTATTCTGGCATAAAGCTCATAATCAATCATGTGTTACCCCCGGCAAGTTTTTTGAGAACGTCTGAGAAGTGCACAGGCCCGGCCTGTGCTGTCCTGGCCTGATTTACGGGTGGGACCTGGATGGATAGAACCTGATAAAGCGGTTTCTTCCAGGCAATGAGGTCAGCCTGGATCAGATTGAAGCGCGCCTGCTGCAAAGTGACTTCATCCATGCCCAGGCGCTGCATGACAATGGGGTCGGAGTAGTAGCTAAGCCCCTGCTGATCGCCCACGGTCACCAGGAACAGGTACAAGGCTGCTGCAGCATGGCTTAACCTCTCAATATGACCGTCACGAACCAGCCTGTGGTCCACCCAGCTGAACTGTCTGGGAACCTTGCGCAGTCTCTGGGGATGAATCGGATACTTTTGGTACATGAAATCCTCCTTTGGGGTTGTTGATGACGTCACAGCCCAGGGTGTACATCTGCCGGGCGGCCCTGACGATGTCATCTTGTAACGCACTCCCGCATAAGGAGGAGATTAGTCCTATAATAACAGATGGTTGCGTGATCCAGTGATCTTGTAACGTTTCCTCAACACGTTGATTTTCAACGCTTTTTTGGAGGCAGTGATCTTGTAACGTTTTCCTGGGAGCAGTGGTCTTGCGCCTGGCATATCCGGGATTTTGCTTTCTCCAGTTCCGGACCCTGTCCACATGGGCCGGTCCCCGGAAATAATCCCTGTTTTCAGGCTTATCCAGCCAGGCCTTTTGACTGGCTTTCTTACTGGCTGCCCGACAAGGCACTTTGGAGCAGTATTTTTGCTTGCCCCTGTTTCGATAGTCAGGACAAAAGGCTTCGCCACAGTGCAGGCAGACAACTTGTTGGCTTTGTTTGCGACCCAAGAACTTACCCTCCTTTGCCTCAGACAGGCAAAGAAGGCAGTAACGGCAAGACAGAAGAAGAGGAAGAAAAAGAAGGACAGAAAAGAAGACAAAATAAAAAATATTTTTTCTTTTCTCTTTCAGAAGAAGATACAAGAATAAGATATAAACAATTTCAAACCGGCATAATTAAGACATATTCAGGTTGGCGCTCACACTTTAAAAACTTCCCGGAGATACTGATCAAAATATACACTGCAAACAAGGGAGGATGTCCAAAATGTCTGCCACCATGAAAATCAATGCCCGGGGACAGATCAAGATTCCCAAGAATATAATGCAATCCCTTAACATCGGTCCCGGGGACTACATAGAAATCGATTTGGAGTCTGGCAAGGCAATCATGAAGCCCCGGAAATTGATTGATCCTTCCCAGTCCTGGTACTGGACCCCGGATTGGCAGGTCACAGAAGTCAAAGTAGATGAGGAGGTCGATAACAATCAGGTATCGCAGACCTTCTATAGTGCAGAAGAGGGTTTGAAGTGGCTCGAAGAGTAAGTGCTTATCGCTTCAGCAACACCTTCAAAAAACAGTACCAAGGATTGCCCGCTGAAATTAAAAAAAGCTTTCGTACCAAGCTCGCCCTTTTCCTTGAAGACATGGATCATCCTTCGCTTCGCATTAAAAAAATTCAGGGAACCAAAAACCGATGGGAAGGTTCCGTAACTATGAAGTACAGATTCACTTTTCATGTCGAGGGGGATTTGGTGGTATTCAGGGCTATTGGGACCCATGACATCCTGTTGCGTGAATCAGGGAAGTAACTTGCATTCTAACGCTGCCAAGCACCAAGGCCCCAAACAAATTCCAAATCCCAAACACCAAATTTCCAACTCTCTCACCTGTATTCAGCAGCATGCATAATTGGAGGAAAGCCCCCAGTTGAACCAAACAGCAACCAGACATCTTCCTGTTAAAGGAGTCCGACTCATGAAAAAATTCGACAGAATTACAATAGACCCGGAACTTATGAACGGCCAGCCCTGCATCAGGAACATGCGCCTTACTGTCCGCAGGGTGGTGGAGGCGGCGGCACTTTACCCTGACTGGCAGGATGTCCTGAAAGAATACCCTGAGTTGGAGACAGAAGACATAAGGCAGGCACTTGAATTTGCAGCAAGCACCCTGGACGACAGGGCAATTCGTTTGGAGGTTGCTTGATCAGGTGCTTAGTACATTTCAAACCAACATGTTGGTAACTTTTTCTGACATCCTGCCCCCTGAATAGGCTTACGTGCACGGCGTAAACTCCCCTCCTTAGCCTGGGAAGGGCCGGGAAAGGAAGGTGGCTGATTATCGAACCACCCCCAGCCCCTCCTTAACCAAGGAGGGGAGCACATCGAGGCACGGCAACACTCTGTCGCATGCATCTGTCAAACACTCCATCTGGATCGTGATTAAACTTCCACCCCCTCATTAAATCCAGGTCACGGTGTAGCTCCCCTCCTTAACCAAGGAGGGGAGCACATCGAG contains these protein-coding regions:
- the istA gene encoding IS21 family transposase, which gives rise to MIDYELYARIKHYHEQKGLTPAQIAKELQLDPRTVGKWLEAKQFHQRKSVTRPSKLDPFKDTIVRMLEEHPYTAVQVLRSIKEQGYTGGSSILKEYISKVRPKRSRAFLSLAFAPGECAQVDWGNHGSIQVGDSRRNLSFFVMVLCYSRMMYLEFTVSQSMEHFLACHQNAFDAFGAVPRKIMVDNLKCAVLKHPLWPKPVLTPNILTLQGTGVLRSVPAESESPMKKAGWRMP
- a CDS encoding PIN domain-containing protein, whose product is MKLYLDLCLFYRSFDDQSNERIKLETNILIILLGYVSTGKAHLVNSFALEFENSKNPKLENKIKVSSLLSYATDYIEYDEKIVTRSITLEKNGIMSMDALHIACAEYANVDYFITCDDKLIKQLKKTMNLKIACYDSIDFIYREIFKL
- a CDS encoding DUF433 domain-containing protein is translated as MKKFDRITIDPELMNGQPCIRNMRLTVRRVVEAAALYPDWQDVLKEYPELETEDIRQALEFAASTLDDRAIRLEVA
- a CDS encoding AbrB/MazE/SpoVT family DNA-binding domain-containing protein; translated protein: MKINARGQIKIPKNIMQSLNIGPGDYIEIDLESGKAIMKPRKLIDPSQSWYWTPDWQVTEVKVDEEVDNNQVSQTFYSAEEGLKWLEE
- a CDS encoding Mu transposase domain-containing protein, with amino-acid sequence MAKTGSNPKYLDFARHWGFEISACGVRKPHEKGRVENAIGYVKKNLLAGLELPDYRAINHYARHWCRATANVRIHAQTGKKPVDMLEEEREHLLPLPVNTYDIGVLTQVRASSQFRITLESNRYSVPARYAGKRLTLKTYPDRLCIYDGNNLVARHVRSFDKKRDIEDPDHVQELIAQRRAARDQQLFSRFLALSPRAKDYFFELEKKHLNIKHHVQKIVALSEIYGSEAVSRAMDDAFTYSAFSCEYVANILEQRARTMPAPGALHLTRREDLLDIEVKDPDLSIYDKPKEKNP
- the istB gene encoding IS21-like element helper ATPase IstB, coding for MTNKHQSEVHRLEENLQLLKLTCIKEQYRPAADKAARQNWDHLGYLARLVQAEADARHDRSIQRRIRMARFPGIKTMENFDWTWPTKINRPAIQNLFRLGFMKDKANIIILGGVGLGKSHIATALGYSACLEKHSVLFATTIDVINTLSAAQAAHKLKIELKKYVSPELLILDELGYLPIDKQGADLLFQVISQRYEQKSTILTTNRAFKKWPEVFNNDSTLTSAMLDRLLHHAETILIEGKSYRMKDQVQEQ
- a CDS encoding nucleotidyltransferase family protein, with product MVYTESFSNVRDFFLLIRRKKDLARRAASEAKLKEEKLQGLSSVFRKHGVSCAYVFGSVHTGSCRRDSDIDLYVEAVTPDDFWKLWRDLETRTGENIDLYCDRDDPVFTRKIKQRGKLIYESGNSPAES
- a CDS encoding YgiT-type zinc finger protein, translated to MKCHVCGGRMDSIRSDLPFKLDQHKIIVVKDMPVEQCQSCYEFLIQDPVMEYLDCLLDSVDSGIELEVRRFAA